The genome window acgTTTCACTAAACAATTCAATTGACTAAAGTTGTTTCAAGTATTTGATTATGGATAGTAGAATGAATTGCCAACTACCATTTATATGACTTACAAGATCAAGTTTTATTTAGGTAAGACacttaaatgaatttataaattttaaagtTTAAAATACCAATACTATAATTCAGTTGATAAATTGTTCGAAATGACTTTTGATCAAGAAAATACAGCTTCATAGGAATAAAAGTAATTCATCTGAATGTAAATTCCAAGTATCGGGGAGTTTCAATTTTTATAACTCCTCTTATCTGACGGTCATCGTAACAGCTGACCAATGAGATGTAACAGTTGATCAAGctttatttttacttcattaCCTTGTTATCCAGAGTAGATGAATTTTCACTGAGTGATATACGattgttttattttggttatatAAGTTTTTTAGTTAGTTCATGTTTTAATAGTAATCAGCCAAGAAAATATCTGACTGGTAAGTAAATGATTATTGTATATGTTACAACAAAATTGACAATAAATATTTCTCAAGTTTTAAGCATTACGACAGAAGTTTGACTTGGTAAATTCACATTCATTGTGCTTAAGGTAGATTGTTTCGTGAAGTCCCTGAAGTGGTGTCTTACACTGAGTGACAAAACATCaagaattttattttctaatcaTTGGTATATtgcaaatatatcattattctgATTACTTCTCAAATTGGTTATAACGCTACTTATCCTTTTCCACCAGAAGAGAAATGTCTgttttttcaataaattgatCATTTCATCGAAATCACTGAAAATAGAATATTTAAATCGAAAGTTTTTTCCCTCGATTGTATGTTATTTTATGAGATTGACATTGTTTTTTTACACTGAATTTGTGTTGAAATATCTAACAAAATTAAATGCAAATTAAATTTGCAAGATTTAGACAAATATATCCCCCCAGTAGTCTGCTTAAATTTTctgaatgaaaataatcaaacttTGGGAAACAAACGTATTTTGCATTTTTTAAAGTACAAGATAGTAAACTTTtcattaacaccactaaataataaaattatcataTAACAATAATTTCTATCAATCTATAATTATTGAATCAAAACATCAATTCAAGAAATAGGTTTCGAAGTATCTAAAAACCATACTACTAACAAGTCTCAAACTAAAACGATACAGTTGATCGGTGCCATCCTGGTTTCCGAATAATTATCAAGCTTATGCTAATTTGTAGTAAAAGCTTTTTGACAGGtcaaattaattgaaataaatcaCTCAACAAGTGTTGATATTTGTGTAGGATGCTGACAGAGATCGTTCAGTTTCTGTTTACATTAGGGACTGAATTTGGTAAGAAAATCATTGGAAATCAGAAAGCAACCGACTGCTATTTCACTCTGGTATAGGATTTTTCAGAACCGCATATTCTGTGACATAGCAGGGGATCAAACCTAGTTCTATTAGGCATTCTTAAAAAACCTTGAAATCAGAGCTGACACTTATTGGTACGTATTTCTGTCTTAAATCGTTTCCTTGGCTTGAAAAGtttcaaaacaaaatgacaCAATTCTACAATTTCTCCTGGTTTTCACCATTTTGTTTAATTCATGTGGGGCGCGGTTACATTTACTGACTTTCTGTAATCCTGATGGAGATGTCATTATTCTAAACtactaaaatataaaaacacaAACATTCTGTTCTTAATTATTAGTTATCTGTTAGAAGTCGAACTAATCCTTCATTCGAACATGATATGATGTTCACAAGAATTAACAACCTGAATACTCATTGATCCTAGCATCTTTTCACTTTATAATTATACATTTCATGAAATTTGTGTATAGACTAACAGAAAAGTCTTTTGAAAATTCATTAGGATATGTTATCTCAACTGTATTATACTCAATAAATTGGATATTTATTTTTGGTCTTGTCAATTCGAACTAATAGATATATCGTCTATTTGATAAagttaaaatgaattttttttaattatctaaGTATTTGGCTGGGGGCACTTGACTACTCTTCAGTCAGGATAAATAATGTAAAGAAACTATTGAGAAGTTctgaatttaaatatttttatttgtagGTGATTCATCAAAGGTGGATTTTAAGTGTAAAAATACATGACAAAAACTGAATGCCCCagaatatttgagtttattgtAGAATTAAAATATGTTGAATCAAATATGTTAACATTGGTCGTTTTTTATTCAGAAATATACCTGAAAATGATGCACTGAAAAGATTCACTTATTAAGTTGTTAATAAAATCACTGACTAAGACAACAGTTCAAAGATCACTACTAAAATTATGTTCAGTGTAACCATGTGATATAGATAAATCATATGGTTTTTCTGTTTGACTGAAATTTCTATATATTGAATCGATGTTCCAATGTAATCAGACTGAACTATTCGACTTAATCCTTCGTTTCTATATCATTATATTCACTCATAATTTAAGATGTGGATTTCCATAGACAACAGATTTATGCAGTAAATTTTAATACATATTGATTTGATATTCATAAATTGGACTCGTTGTGTTGGTAGAAAAAAGCTGTAGTTTAGGAGTAGGCTTCTGATGGTCTTGAGTTCTCTGAAGAAAAAAAGTGGTTATTTTATAATCTTCCCAAATCCTCATGATTCAATCTTAATTGTGTAACACAAAAAAAAGTGAATTGATTCTATCATACTCTAATCAATCAGTGGATATAGACATTTAATTACACGGATAGGTCATAAAGTAGTGATTGacgttatttataaataatatttctCAGACAATTTGTCTAAcgtaactataaatacatgtgATTTATCATTTTGCTACAGGACATTTTATAGTTAGTAGTCAGGACCATTTATTAATATAAGTAAGCTACGACATTTTATCAGTTTAGGGTTGTGGAGGTTGTTGAGTcttgattgaattcatgagctgATCAATTTTAGATCACCAttaaaaatctgaaagcactgcaAGGCCGTTatgtcccagtatgggactcctcagcagattTTAAGCGATTGCACGCGAAGCAGAAGGTACTTGTTTATAATCCCACGTTcaggatcttggatgcgcactgctgcggGGTTCCACACTAGGATAAAATGGTCGTCCATGTTTTCATTGATGGTCTAAAATTGATTTGTTCATGATCTCGATTACTACATTTTAGTTTGCTGATTCTGAAAAGAACTTAATGAAGATCAAAGCAAGAATGGTTTAATGTTATCAATTCACTCATTGTCACTAAATGTAACAGCACTGAATTTCAGATAAATTATCAATCTTATTTTCATTTGGTATAATTTAATCTATGTTAACTAAGACGAGTGGCATCTTATAAGCAACAAAATTACAAccaatattatagtaattgaGTTATATCTGTCAAATTTCAATGTTGACTGCTGGACGAAATGACTGAATACCAAAGTAGAATTAGCTTGGTTTTAAATGGTTGAAATCCTAGGAAgaacaataattcaaataactGCTTATTAATACAAACCTAAGGTTTAAAGCATTCTACGAATTGTTTTTAACGATATAACTCAACCAAATTACGTTCAGCtatgaatgaaaaataaatattgagtgaaaATGCATCAATTTTTAGTTAATGATCTAATAAAAGTTagtaaaacaatgaaatacTTTCTTTTACCTTATGAGCTTCGAAACACAAGAGTTGTAACTGATCAGAGATGCCATTTTGAAATAAACTTTATTGAGTTCTTTTTTCATATTCGAACAGAAAACCAAACGACCAGTTCCAATCCTGCTTTTGTAAATAGTTATGACAATATTAGTCAACAATAATGAATACAATACCTGTTTATTTTAATGACATAAATACAAATGAAACTGTGAAGAATGAACATTTTATTCGTGCGTTTCACTGTTTTTTCGAATTGTTTTCAAAGCCTATTtccaacaatgaaaataaattattttataatacgAAGTATTTGAGTAAgtttgaaagtaaatcatcatttttacAATCAtcaatattaaataatataaatgatgATTGTAAAGCATacgataataatgatattactgCTACTTCTTccactagtactactactaataataataaaaatgaaaggaaTAATTTCAATACTAATAACTACATAAATCATGAAAGTTGTGATACTTACAACAATACACaccaatcattattttcatcagGACTTCAGAAAACTTTCCGAAACCATTTCATCATTCCACAATATGCTTCCTACATGAAATGTGAAAAATTTAATGACGTATTAAAAATTGAAGAAAATACAAATGAAATTCCTTTAGATTTAAGTATATCATCTAATCTTCATAAGTCATTAACACATTCAATGAATACTACTATACATACAACACCTcataatattagtagtaatataaaactaagagaagataataataataataataataataataataaacaattgcCATTTTGTCAACTAAATTATGAATATTCTCAAAGAAACGAGCATACTAATGATAACAGTTCAGTAAACCATCCACATTTACCCTATGATCTCtatatgaaaagaaaaagatCGTATAGAAAAAATACACTTGTGACCGCTAATGATGATCATATTAGTAATTCGAACAATTATTGGGAGAGAAAGCAATTTACCAACGTTGATACGAATAAAAAAATGGCTCATTTTATTAAGTCAAATAAACGATCTAATAAATTGGAACAATCGCCAACTGTCAAAACAGCATTGCCATCATCTATAGTAACATCCGTGTCAACAGTCAATCACATTGAATGTAGTCCACCTGGTAAACAACCAGTGACTCGATGTAATCATTGTCATGTTCTATTTCCATCTTTGTATGAATTGAATAATCATTTTATCAAAGAGCATGATGTTATATTGCAAGCTGAAATGGAGCATACAAAATCGTGGAAATCACATACAATAGATGACAGTTGTTTACAAGTACGTTTACTAATTTTATTAGtataagtatatatacatatgaagtTATAAGTAAGTGAATAAACTGTATGTGAAATTCTGattagaaatttatttatttaaagatttTTAGCCCAGTATGACTTTGAATCACATGGTacttaaatttaaaaatacacatgttattattttttgaaGGATTTAGTATTTTCTACAAACGTTAACGGCTATAAGTTTTATGATTTGTAAATGAGATCATTTTCTAATTCCTCAAGCAAATGATGAAAAACTGACTAACATCTAGCCTATTTAAATCCTTATTTCAAAATGTTCCACAATTTTGGAAATTCCTTAGGATTTTGAAGACAAAGATGTCATCATTTGAGGCTTCTGAATAGTCATACTTTTGGGTTTTATATTTCATGGTAGACAAGATACTACTCAAACAATAAACAAGGGTTCACAAGTCTACATTATAgaacttcagtcaattcacaGTATAGTGTAACCAGAAAAAGAGCACCCAACAAAAACCAATTAACATCTAGATAGTCTGACCctgggactcctcaaaagtaTTCATTCAtcattccacttctagccatgCTTTGTAATAATATTAAGAGACTCGAAAACAACGAAACCTCATGTTGGTGATATCATTAAAAAACTTAAAGTTTTTATCGCGAAATAAGAAGTAGATCTTATTACAATCTAGTAAACTTTTGAAAGAAACTTTGTCATTGATGCATATTTCATGTGAAAACTAATTTCGAAATAAAGTTTGTTCATAGaattatataattatattaTCATAACATTTTACAATTATCTCTCTTGAAAATTCTGAATGTGACAGGGAGTTGATGATAAGAATTGGAGcctgaataatttttttaacaCAATGGTTAGATCTACCTTTTTAACATTGACCTTTCAGTATTTACTGGTTTTATTTGTAGAATACAatcactaaataaataaataatggtaataattcgAAAAAGTGTATTTCGATTAACGTGTCTATTATAAATTAATTCCATGATAATGAAGTAGCATCTACAAATTATGACACAAATTTATAGGTTAAAACCTTAATAATACTAAATGAGCTTTAATTTGGCAGAAATGAGTCACATTGGAAACATTCTACAAAATCTGGTTGGAATCATGACATTATTGCTTTCAATTAATAGTTGACTATTTAGTTGGGACCTACAAAACTTGATTTCTAGCAATATTCGACCAAACATAAGTTCAGAGAATTAGCATTAGTGCATTAGTGTGACTCAGTCTGCTAAATGAACCTGTAATTACACACTAGTAATTATTGTAATGTATCCCAATGTGGTCACTTGCTGGAAGTTTAGAATGTTGAGGAATGCAATACACCAACAACTATATCTTTAGATCGCGTACTGAGATTTCACAGAAGAATAATGCAGAGAAATTTATTTCCAAGATAAGTTTTGATATTGATGAGTCACATTAAAGCTTAATAATCTCCaaattaaatatatgaaaaaatcgTCGTTTTTGTAGTTACCCTTTCTCTCTCTCTACATTTCTTTGTCTAGAACATGAGGATACTAATGAATCGTTCAACTAAAATGAACATGTCTGGTTACCCATGTCCAAGTTGTGATTATGTAGCTAAATGGCCAACAGAATTGCAAAAGCATATTATGGTTCATTCAAAACAACGTCCACATCGCTGTATTATATGTGGATTATCATATAAATGGAAATGGGATTTAGGCAGACATTTTGATAAAAGTCACAATAGAACAATGAATCCCTATAAGAAAAATGTATTCAACCATATACAAAATCATAATAATCGATTAAAAACTATGAATAAGACAAGTATGAAAACGAAAAAATTGTTGCCAGTTTATAAAAATGGAGATGATTTTTCAAAATGCAATGATCAATTGACTTATTCAGTGAGGAATCCTAAATTATTTTCAACATCAACATACATCATACCAAACCAACAAATTGAAATTCGTGAAACATTAACACGAGACAAGACAATAAAACCAATTGATTTAACAAGTTATACTCAAATGGATATTGTTTAATCATTGTTTCAATGGATTAACTAGTGAAAAAACTTTGTCTGTTTATTTCAAACTGACACCGACAAATTTGGTAGTATTCTCGGTACTATTACACCAATTTCCAATGCAGTTATACAGTCGTACATATGTGGTCTTAAATGACTTATTAGAGTGAATAAATTTTGATGTAGTTAGCCAGCCAACTCCATCCGAAAACATATTAGAATAGCATTAACtgttctttctctctctctctctctctctctctctctctctatatatatatatatatatatatatatatatatatgaacaaatGAAGCGAAACATGTTTTCACATTGATGTTATACATTTAATTTACCAATTAATAACTATTTATTCAAGTTTATGGTAGTTTTAATTTGGATAATCTATCAAAATAATTGCGCCAAAAAGAAAGGATGATGACAAAATACACAGTTGTGGGCCTTGTTGTAGAAACTTATATGTGTCCTTAAAGGATTTTCACATCGATCTGGAAAAATACAGTGAAgctattaccattactattattgtcattattattattattatagtccTTATTGTTATTGATGCTGTTACTCGAGTCTAGAATGTCGTCATGGTCAACTGGAGTGAAATGAACTCGATTCATTTGTTATTTTAAGTTGAAATTATTTTCTGTGGAATTAATTGAAAGTATTAATTCAGTTTTCTTTCACGTGATTAACTGGAACAAAAGATATGTTTTGCTTGAATTTCTAAGTCAAATAATTTATACCACCTATTTGTGGAAATTATTGTGTACAACAATTAAATTTATCATctagaaaaatagttttttgTGTTAGACATATATTTCTGGTCAAATGttcaatattattatatatattattatcaattcacggataaatattaaataaatctttTTCCAAATACATACTTCATTGATTCCAGTCAACCGTAGATTCCATTATTAAATGGAACATTGAACAGCTATCCTGTTAATAGATAGAGCTCTTGAAAATTACATGAACACATTTTCAAATTTAAGTTCATTAATGCTTTATATTTCCTAGTTATATTGAAATCATTGGTAAAAATCATGCTAAAAACCAAGAAGTCTTCAAACAAAAATCTTCTctatattattaatttattttttttacgtTTGTTATGCTCAAATGACTTACTACTTTTCAGTAATACTCAGTTTGATGAAAACTTGAAATGACTTATCAGCTGTTTAGAATAATAGGATAATTAAGTACGATATTAATTGATAGACTAAGCGAAATCAACAGACGATCATGTATGAGTGTACATCACTTAATAAGGTGCATTACAACCTAAGTCAAGATGTACGCTGTTAGATCATCGCTTGTTAAGTTTCATCCCGTAACAGGTGGATGGTGTATATTATTTGACTACGTCATTTTACTTCACTTGCATCTGTATTAAATAGGTACTAATTTTTAAGTGCTGTAATTCAAATAGTTTCCGATTATGCCTGTTacaattatttttgttataagtggtttaatatattcatttattgcTAAGTAAACTTAAGTGTAGACCAATAGAAAAGTGTCAGTCAAACAAGCAGAAATAAGTTTTCAAAGTGAACACAAGTGTTCACTAGTTTATTAGTGACAAAATAAATGACATAGAACTCAAAGCCTGTCATCGAATACATAGTTGTTCATTCAGGTTTTTGCATTGATAATCAATGATCCATCAGTATAATCTATACTAAAGTTTTATATTAAAATTTGTTCATGATTGCACGTAAACTCGTATAAATCATAATCTACTAGTAACGTAAACAAGAATCTACTTCTAAATAAACGTCGTCTATTCACAGAAATCATTAGATGAATATTCACTCAGTAAATATGGCAGATGATTTCAGGAAATCTAATGAGATTTCGACCACTGAAAGAAGAAATTAGATTTTAAAGATTAAGTAATACGTTATCTTCATGGATTACGTCACAGACTAATTTTAATTAGTAATACGCCAAAAACTGGGAAGTACTAGACaaatgtttcatcctagtatgggacttttcaATGGTGCGCACTCGAAATCCCACATGGGATTGAAAATAATGCTTTCTTGgtgaacgcttaacccctagatcactgagtcggaATCCAATAGCATcgatgtctaactttaaccagaTCACGATATTTCCTAGCTACTTTTTTATTGTTTCCGGTGAATAAATACCTCACACTCAACATGATTGAGCTCAATTAGTTACTACCTCTTCCTAGAACTTCTGGAATCGCACTCGCAGATCGTCACTAGTGAACACTAAAACTGGCTAACTAGGACCAGTCTGTGGTGTAATCTACAAGATCCACAGGCCTAGTTACCATAATGTGATGTGGTTTAGTGGTCTATTGTTTAGTAAAAATCCCTAATTcccttatttttttatattcaggAGTTTATTCTATATATTCTAAATATTACTAAAGAATGTTCTCAATGAAAGCTTGTTTGCAGTTGGTAGATTTTAACTGAAAACTGTTTTTGTAACTAAAACCTAACTGATCCACTTTTAGTCTGGTttcatttattctctgaagaaaaaacaatatatatttactAACTGTCAAAACGTCGAAAATTCGGTTTTTTTATCGGTCGAGATATTACGACAATATTAAAAGTTTTTAGTATAAATGAATTTTGACTATTAGTTCAACTCATGAGTTGGGTTACGTCCTATTTTTACTCATTAGCTGGAGATACGCTTCTCGTCTGTGTTGGTATTTACAATGTGGTTCAACTCCattaactttcgcttcaaaccaTAACCCGTAAACCACTGagttactgagtccagataggcCCTAGTTTGTGTAAAGTAAATGATTTTTATCTGTAACAGTTCATATTTTCCCGTTTATTGATGAAGAGCTAGTATATAGCTAATCCCCCAGGACCAATATATATCAAAAAGCAATAGTCAGCTAGTGACCTTAACATTAACAAGAGGGGAAATATACGCGTTAACAAATAATACTGAGAGAGTTATCGAAAATAAGATTATGTTCTAACATACACAATCcatttaaaattgattgatcactgggtagttaGCAATACCACGTGTTccagtccttcttagtgctgattggattttatcaatcaagttgcaatgtcTAGTCTAAGTGGTTTGACATCGCTTCCACTATCCTAACATGTATGGCGATCGTTGGAGGTAGCTGACTACATTCGTTTGTTCAAAAAGACTGTGACATGTGTACCTAAAACATTATgatcaaaaataaattttaacagGTTTTTTCTAATGAAAATCATGTAAATTAgaatatttcaatgaatattagtaatactgtggtgtatgctactcatACTGACAGATATAAATATTATGCAACCTCAATCAGAAGTAGAATGCCTGAGTAGAACAGAAAGGA of Schistosoma mansoni, WGS project CABG00000000 data, chromosome 3 unplaced supercontig 0192, strain Puerto Rico, whole genome shotgun sequence contains these proteins:
- a CDS encoding zinc finger protein, putative, whose amino-acid sequence is MAHFIKSNKRSNKLEQSPTVKTALPSSIVTSVSTVNHIECSPPGKQPVTRCNHCHVLFPSLYELNNHFIKEHDVILQAEMEHTKSWKSHTIDDSCLQNMRILMNRSTKMNMSGYPCPSCDYVAKWPTELQKHIMVHSKQRPHRCIICGLSYKWKWDLGRHFDKSHNRTMNPYKKNVFNHIQNHNNRLKTMNKTSMKTKKLLPVYKNGDDFSKCNDQLTYSVRNPKLFSTSTYIIPNQQIEIRETLTRDKTIKPIDLTSYTQMDIV